Within the Pseudarthrobacter sp. W1I19 genome, the region TGATTCACGGCAACGCAGGCCGGCCGGCCCGCAGAGCGGGGCGCAGAACGCAATCCTGCTGGACCTGGTGACCGGCGCCGAAACGCTGCGCGACTCCCTGGAACTGCTGGCAACCGCATCAGCCCGGGCGGTTGTGGGCACGGCAGGCCTGGTGATCGAAACCGGGGTGGTGGTCCGGCAGGCGAAGCGGGCCCCGGTCATCACCGGAACGTCCGCCGAGGTCATCCGGCTCCTGGAATGGGAACAGGAGTCAGGCGAAGGCCCGGTCTGTGACGTCCTTGCCGGCGGACATCCCGTGGCGGTATTGCAGCGGAGCGGCGACTTCCGCTGGCCCCGGTATTGCCAGGAGTTACAGGCAGCCAACCTTGGCAGCGTCCTGGGCATGCGGCTCCGGGTGGACAAGGACAGCGGGACAACCACTGACGGCAGCATCCCGGGACGTGAGACCACCGCCGCGCTCTCGTTCTTCGCCCAGGACGCCAAGGCATTTCCGCTGCAGGTCATTTCCGAGGCGCGCTCCTTCGCCGGCCTTGCCGCGAAAAGCCTTCAGATGGCCCTGGACCTCCACAACGCCCGGTCAACCGCATCGGACTTGCGGTTCGCGCTGGACAGCCGCACGTCCATCAACGTTGCCTGCGGCGTGATCATGGCCCAGAACAGGTGTTCCTACCATGAAGCTTTTTCGATCCTTGCCCGTGCCTCCAGCCACCGGAATATCAAGGTGCGCCGGGTGGCGGAGGACATCCTCGAGCGGTTGCCCGAGGGTCCTCCGCAGGCGCACTTCGGCCACTAGGTCAGATGCCGCCGGCCAGCTTGTAGTAGGCGGCGTTCCAGTTCAGGTCCTTCTTGAACTGGCGGATGGTGGTTCCCTCGTCGATCGTGAGCAGCTCGGTTTTGGCGATCTCCGCGAAGTCCTCGAACACGTCCATGCCCACTTGGGTCGACAGAACGGTGTGGTGTGCGGCGCCGGCTGTGAGCCAGGCGGCAGCGGATGTGGCGAAGTCGGGCTTGGGCTGCCACAGCGCACGGGCCACGGGCAGGTTGGGCAGCGGCTGGTCCAGCGGGACCACGTCGACGGCATTGGCCACCAGGCGGAACCTGTCCCGCATGTCCGAAAGGGCGACGACAACGCCCGGGGAGGCATCGGCGTCGAACACCAGGCGCACGGGGTCTTCCTTGCCGCCGATGCCCAGCGGGTGGATTTCCAGGCGCGGCTTGCCAGCGGTCAGCGAAGGGCAGACCTCGAGCATGTGTGCCCCGAGGATCTTCTCCGCGCCCGGTTCCAGGTGGTAGGTGTAGTCCTCCATCAGGGAAGCGCCGCCGGGCAGTCCGGCGCCCATCACCTTGGCCGCGCGGACCAGGATGGCGGTCTTCCAGTCGCCCTCGGCGCCGAAGCCGTACCCGGCGGCCATGAGCCGCTGCACGGCAAGGCCGGGCAGCTGGCGGAGGGCGCCGAGGTCTTCGAAGGAGGTGGTGAAAGCGGCGGAGCCGTTGGCTTCAAGGAAGCTGCGCAGGCCGAGCTCGATCCTCGCCCCGTACCGCAACGAATCGTGTCGGACCCCGCCCGCGCGCAGCTCCGGCACCACATCGTAAAGGTCCTCATACTCCGCCACGAGCGTGTCGACGTCGGCCTCCGCAGCGCCGTGCACGGCGTCGGCGAGCTCGTTCACGGACCATGTGTTGACCGCGACGCCGAACCGCAGCTCCGCCTCGGTCTTGTCGCCTTCGGTGACGGCAACGTTGCGCATGTTGTCACCGAAGCGGGTCAGCTTCAGGGTCCGCACGGCGGCCCAGCCGGCCGCGGCACGCTGCCAGGAACCTACCTGCCGGGCCACTTCCGGGTTGGAGACGTGCCCGACGACGGTCTTCCGGGCGATGCCCAGCCGGGACTGGATGTAGCCGAATTCGCGGTCGCCGTGGGCTGCCTGGTTCAGGTTCATAAAGTCGAAGTCGATGTCTGCCCACGGCAGGTCCCGGTTGGCCTGCGTGTGCAGGTGCAGGAGCGGCTTGCGGAGCAGGTCCAGGCCCTGGATCCACATCTTCGCCGGGCTGAACGTGTGCATCCAGGCAGTGACGCCGATGACCGAATCGTCGGAGTTGGCCTCCAGCGCCGTACGGCGGATCGCGTCCGACTCGGTCAGGACCGGCTTCCAGACAATCTTTACCGGGACGGCGGAGCTGGCGTTGAGCTGGTTGGCGATTTCCTGCGACTGCGCGGCCACCTGCTTGAGGACGTCCTCGCCGTACAGGTGCTGGCTGCCGGTGAGGAACCAGACCTCATAGCCGTCAAGGGATGTGTTTGCTGCAGTGCTCATGGGTTCTCCTTGGGAGTAAGTCTTTGTGGGTGCTGCTTGGATCGGCGGCGCTGAATTACTGCCCGTAGACGTTCTGGTAGCGGGCGTAAAGGGAATCGATGTGGCCCTGGTCGATGGCTATGGGCTCGCCGAGCTGCCGGGCGATGTGGACAGTACGGGCCACTTCCTCGCACATCACCGCAGCCTTCACCGCGGACTTGGCGTCCTTGCCGATGGTGAACGGGCCGTGGTTCTGCATCAGCACCGCCGGGGAGTTCGAGTTTTTCAGCGTCTCCACGATGCCGTGCCCGATCGAATCATCACCGATCAGCGCGAACGGTCCCACCGGGATGGATCCGCCGAATTCGTCGCTCATCATGGTCAGGACGCACGGGATGGACTCGCCGCGGGCCGCCCACGCGGTGGCGTAGGTGGAGTGCGTATGCACTACACCGCCCACCTCCGGCATGTGCCGGTACACATACGCATGGGCAGCAGTATCCGACGACGGCGAAAGCGCCGGGTTGCCCCACTCACCTGTCGCATCTCCCGGCACAGGCACCCCGTACAGGTCCGTGACCACCATCTGCTCCGGCGTCAGATCCTGGTAGGAGACGCCCGAGGGCTTGATGACCATCAGTTCGTGACCGGGGACCCGGGCGGAGACGTTGCCCGCGGTCCACACCACCAGTTCATACCGGGTCAGTTCGGCGTGCAGGGCGCAGACTTCTTCCCTGACGCGGGCGATGATGTCCAGGATTCCGGTGCTCATGCGGACACCTCCACCGCAGCCTCAACAGCGGCGGCCTGCTGGCCTGAAGTTCCCACCCGGGAACCGGCGGCTCCGCCGAGGGAACCGGCAGCCTTGCGCTGGATGGCCTTGAGCCGGTGCATTACGTCGTTGCTTCCCCGGCCAAAGTAGTCATGCAGGGTCCTGTATTCCTGGAACAGTTCCTCGTAGGAGGACACGTTTTCAGGAATCGGCGTGTACACCTCCCCCGGCTCCGCCCCCATGGCGGCGGCTCCCTCCCGGATATCCGCATACTTTCCGGCCGCCACGGCAGCGTGGATGGCCGAGCCCAGGGCCGGGCCCTGCTCGGAGCCGATGGTGGACAGCTGCAATCCCGTGACGTCAGCGTAGATCTGCATCAGGAGCCGGTTCTTGAGCAGGCCGCCGGCCACGATGAATTCCTTGACCGGAACGCCGGAGCTGCGGAAGGCGTCCACGATAGTGCGGGTACCGAATGCCGTGGCTTCGAGCAGGGCGCGGTAGGTGTCTTCGGGCCGGGTGGCCAGGGTCTGCCCCACCACGATCCCGGACAGCTCGTGGTCCACCAGCACAGAGCGGTTGCCCGAGTGCCAGTCCAAAGCGATCAGGCCGTGCTCGCCAATCGCCTGCCGGCAGGCCAGCTCAGTAAGGTATTCGTGGATGCCAAGGCCCGCTGCTTCGGCGGCGTGGTGGTATTCGGGCGGCACACCGTACTTGGTGAACCAGCCGAAGATGTCGCCCACGCCGGACTGGCCGG harbors:
- a CDS encoding ANTAR domain-containing protein, which encodes MHAQYANSDFPGRRTRALSGAGDEEVFETKASPPAVAGPLVSQQGPRHRPHGPAVYGSPALGRAPHGNPAAGNAESGDSRQRRPAGPQSGAQNAILLDLVTGAETLRDSLELLATASARAVVGTAGLVIETGVVVRQAKRAPVITGTSAEVIRLLEWEQESGEGPVCDVLAGGHPVAVLQRSGDFRWPRYCQELQAANLGSVLGMRLRVDKDSGTTTDGSIPGRETTAALSFFAQDAKAFPLQVISEARSFAGLAAKSLQMALDLHNARSTASDLRFALDSRTSINVACGVIMAQNRCSYHEAFSILARASSHRNIKVRRVAEDILERLPEGPPQAHFGH
- the araA gene encoding L-arabinose isomerase codes for the protein MSTAANTSLDGYEVWFLTGSQHLYGEDVLKQVAAQSQEIANQLNASSAVPVKIVWKPVLTESDAIRRTALEANSDDSVIGVTAWMHTFSPAKMWIQGLDLLRKPLLHLHTQANRDLPWADIDFDFMNLNQAAHGDREFGYIQSRLGIARKTVVGHVSNPEVARQVGSWQRAAAGWAAVRTLKLTRFGDNMRNVAVTEGDKTEAELRFGVAVNTWSVNELADAVHGAAEADVDTLVAEYEDLYDVVPELRAGGVRHDSLRYGARIELGLRSFLEANGSAAFTTSFEDLGALRQLPGLAVQRLMAAGYGFGAEGDWKTAILVRAAKVMGAGLPGGASLMEDYTYHLEPGAEKILGAHMLEVCPSLTAGKPRLEIHPLGIGGKEDPVRLVFDADASPGVVVALSDMRDRFRLVANAVDVVPLDQPLPNLPVARALWQPKPDFATSAAAWLTAGAAHHTVLSTQVGMDVFEDFAEIAKTELLTIDEGTTIRQFKKDLNWNAAYYKLAGGI
- a CDS encoding L-ribulose-5-phosphate 4-epimerase, producing MSTGILDIIARVREEVCALHAELTRYELVVWTAGNVSARVPGHELMVIKPSGVSYQDLTPEQMVVTDLYGVPVPGDATGEWGNPALSPSSDTAAHAYVYRHMPEVGGVVHTHSTYATAWAARGESIPCVLTMMSDEFGGSIPVGPFALIGDDSIGHGIVETLKNSNSPAVLMQNHGPFTIGKDAKSAVKAAVMCEEVARTVHIARQLGEPIAIDQGHIDSLYARYQNVYGQ